The Cannabis sativa cultivar Pink pepper isolate KNU-18-1 chromosome 8, ASM2916894v1, whole genome shotgun sequence genomic interval caaaattgataaaaataaatgagTAGTATGCACAAAGCAGTGTAGACAACTTTGAATAGTGttaaaatcagttaaaatgTTCATTTGAAAAATGATGAGAACTTTACACTTTGACCTTAAGAAAAACTGTTATTTGCacctaaaagaaaaaagaatgcAAAATGGCATTCATTAGCTGATCAGGTTTACTGAGTTGTCATATAGAATAATAATACTTCAAAACTGGTGATATCCCAAAATGGGCAAGACTCCTGCTCATGAAAAAACTAAAGAGATCCAAAAACGCATTGAAAGAGAATCCGCATTTTTGATATTCTAACATCAATATGTGAATGAATAAAAACGACAaagaattactaaaaaaaataatacgaagaagaagaagaagaagaagaaataactAACTTGGAGACAGAGCAGTCCTCAAGATGCTTAACATTGTCTTGGCCTTCCATCCTTGTCAACTATTTAAACATATGAAGGAATCATACTTCAACATTCCATAAGCAGAGAAAACATTGACAAAAGAAGCTAAATCAAACTCAATATTGACTGTTTTAATCCAAGTTATGTAGAACACAGCACAAGTGAAACCATCAGGGAGCGCATTGGGGGCCTAGGGCAAAATTTCAAAATGGGACCTTTTTCCtaagaaaaattcaataaatatttaaactttaaacataattaaaaatatttaaatatatatgtatatactttcgTATTTTAATCCTTTGACTCTCCAAACCAAACAAAGCTCAGATATTTTCTTAGCCATGGCAGAGGTAGAGCGAGAAAAGATTGAGCTTGAATTAGGATTATCAATTAGAGGAAGAGGAAGTTTCGGTAAATACAAAACGACAAAGAAACCCAATATTGGCTTTAATTTAGAAACGAGAGAAATTAGTACCTCGCCGGCGCCGGCACCGGAGAGGGAAGTTCTTGATGCGAAGACGAAACGTGAGATTCACGCGATGAGGAGACAAGAGGCGAAGAAGAAACGACAAGAGAAAAGGAATCGAGGGTTAAGAAACTCGAACAATGTCTCTCCTGTAACAGAAGATCAAAATCAAGATCGCGATGATGAACAACGAGCCAGTAAAAAGAGAAGAGTAATATAAATTCGCGTGGCAAATGAGTAATAATAGCCAAACACTGCATTATCAGTACCCTTACCCGTCGTTTCAGTTCGTTCCGTACACGAATGGGTTTCCGTACCCATACATGATGATGCCGTGGTGGACGCCAAACGCAGGTTCTACTCTAAAAAATGCGGTTCAACCCATGCCTTGTCGGGTTGGGTTCGGACCCTTTAACACGGGTTCGGATCTCGGGTCGGATAAGAGCGGTGAAAAAACACAGGGTGAAGATAGGAAAACGACGTCGTATGGTGGTTATACTAGTTCTTCTACTCAGATAGTAATAGTTCTGAAACTACTACTGTTTCTGAATCAGTGGTTGAAACTTGAAACTAGAGAAATTAGTACATTTCGACTAAAGGTGAGGGTCCAAATGGGAAAAGGTTCACTGGTTTTCTGTATAGATATGCAAAATCTGAAGTGAATATTGTTTGTGTTTGCCGTGGAACTGCATTCTCACCGGCTGAATTCGTTGAACATGCCGGCTGTACTGACGTATCTACTCCTTTGAAACACATCACTGTTATTCCTTCTGAGTGATTCCAtccatagttttttttttcaaaagaattaggaattttttttttctttttaaaaaagggAAAAGAAATAGTACATACAGTGGATTTAATAGTTGACATTAATCAAAGATGTGTTGATTAAAGAAGATGGGTCTGATACTCTCATTTTAATTTGAGAttatatcttttctaattttggtTATAGTGTTTCACATTTTTGGTTAGTCTGTGCTATTTTGTTTGACTTTTTGTATCATATTTTGGTTTTGGTTAGTTTGGAGTATGTTCTTTGTTTATGAATACAATCATAAAGAGtgctattattaatttttacataTAAGTTTTAAATCTTACTTtaactatattttaataattttagaagaattttttagctattattttatattattgtttttttattatttatttattagctAATTGAACTTATTAGTTTTTTTAGCAAAatagttaattttaattagCATTTGATTAATTTCTCAAATTTTATGTATAATGCAAGTTTAATTGACTTGAATATTTCTgtcttaaaaaatttaattctaATAGTTGAACATAACAATTTAGTTTCGATGCAATGGTGACATGCTGAGGAAAAAAACttcaaagatattttttttcttgttataataataattgaattttatctttaatttgaaattaataatattatcgTTTTATAGAGTGCTAATCCACATtttatatctatttattttataggTAGTTTTCGTCCAatgacttatttattttagctgCCTCTTGAAGGTGGTCTCGAGTGTTTTGTCTAAATTTTCGAGATAACTTTGTCTTATATAAATCGATTTGTTTGTAGTGACTCATATTCTGACTTTGTATATCTTTGACTAGacaattaacttgttgacagaaaATTTCTCTTCGAAAGTTGTCATAGTAtaattcatataaaaaaaatatttaaatataaaaattctgattgtaatttaaaaaaaaaaaaaaaaaaaaaaactttttgaatATTGATTGGTTTGAGatttgaaaacaattttatgtttttgaaaaCTTAAAAGGTATGGATCCAAATAAAAATACTCGATTGGTAAgatgtttttaaaaacaaaatctgaatataattttgagttttaatcTAAAATGAAAACGACAATTTGAATATGTTTTCTATGTTTCCAAAGCATTGAATCCAAAAATTCTTTAAATActttcttatttgttttttttagatttCTAATTAGGCTTAGGATTTTTCTCCTGAACTttcacatgtaccaaatcatgctccctgaatttttaaggtcgttaaaaatgtccactgaactattgagattgttggatttaaggacttttatccaaCAACCTCAATAGTTCGGAGGTATTTTTAACTACCTAAAAAGTTCAAGatcatgatttggtacatgtaaaAATTCAGGGTCATGATTTTGCACATGTGAAAAGTTCAAgggaaaaaatcctaattaacctttcaactaattacaaattcaattttttaaaaatcaagAATACTAAATTACACTACAACCAATcacatttttaaaaacaattttcacttacaaaattcaatttatttttccaaaagactcttttaaaaaaacacaatttttaaaTCGAACCCTAAAATACAAAaactcttaaaaaaaaaaaaaagtccaagTAGTACAGAAAGGGGGAAATAGAGAAGAGCATAGGAAAGGTTGCAATTACAGAGAAggaagagagaagaaagaagtCTTTGCATTTTGCTTTCTCTCATATCATTGAGAAGATGAACGGCGGTCCATCTGGTTTCAGTCAGTACAATTTCTCTTTCACTTTCTTCAAAATCCATCtgatttttgttgttatttcttCTTTTCTGATTTACTTTTGGGAACTTTTCATTAACTTTGATCCAATGGCTTCACAGACAATGCTCCAGTCACGAGGACATTCGTTATCGCCTCTGCTCTCTTCACCATCTTTTTTGGGATGCAGGGTCGCTCAAATAACCTCGGTTTGTCGTATCTGGTActtctttgttattttttgagcGTTTGATTTTGCAATTCATGTTAATTGAGGTGTAATCGGAAACGGGATTTGTACCAACGGAGTCCAaatgcattaaaaaaatatactttttcTGTTCTCTAATGTCTAATTGTCTATAATGTTTGATTATGAGTTCTGACCGTGAAGAGATTCAATTTGCTCTTTGGATTTTGTAGTGGGTAATTCGTAATATTTTTGgagtattttcttttatgattgtcatttaattttcacagctataaaaaaacatatacttttgtaatatttattttttggatgTCTATTACTTTGCTCGGATGAAACCAGGATCCCTGTGCTTTTTCTATGGGATACCTTAACTTGTCGTCCATGTTAAATGGGCCAAACGATTGTGTCTCTTGATAGTGCTTTTAGGTCTTGTTTTCTCAATATTAGGAGTCATTATAGCTAGTGCACTTTCAACCTTTTCTAAGTTAGCAAAAGAAATGATGAGATTATTTAGATAAGCTTAATTGGTGGTGGTTTTAACTATgagatattttttcattttgctTTGGCAAAGAGAAGTGGATACCTTATGGTGGGATACCTTAAGTTAGTAaccttttgtttgtttttgatgTTTCTGCTGGGATTTCTTATGGTTCTGAATCTTTTTCAGTAATCCAAACTTTTTGAATTCTGAAAGTTGCTTGCTACTCCATTTAATACGCTACAATAAGCATCTTCAGTACAACTGCTAGAAATTACAAAAGATGAATGTGATGGATATAGATCTGTGGTGATTTTTTAGAGATCCTTGGGTAGACACAATGTGTTGGCAGAGAAAGAGATATGGCATTGAACATAAAGAAACTATTAAACCACTAGAAGTTGGCTGCATGAATTCATCTTGTCCATTAGTTCCTTTCATACCATAGTTCTTGTTAGTTACAACTTTTTGTTCTTgtttgttacatttttttaacaaTCTTAGCCTTATATAGTCAGTGCATTTTCTGCCTTATTCTTCTATAGAGTGTTTATCATGCTTGATCATAAATTTTATGATACTTGTATTTTATGCTTTATTTCTTGACATTGGGAACTGGGTAGAgaatacaaattatttatttgctcgttttacaatataataatttgtGCTTCTGCCAGGATATTTTTGGAAAGTTCCGCATTTGGAAGTTGATTGTGTCAGCTTTTGCCTTTTCATCGACACCGGAACTGATGTTTGGACTGTATCTACTATATTACTTCAGGGTCTTTGAGAGACAGATTGGTTCCAATAAATATTCGGTGGGTAATCATTTGGCTCAAATActtgaataattttttgaatGACAGATGTGTTATTTAAAGACCTGCTAATATTAAGCAATTTTGAACTGGCTATGGCTTATTTAACACCTATTCTTAGTTCTCATGCTATGAGATCTTAAAACTGAAGAAAATAGatgtttaaatatatttttttatgaaggAATTAGAGATGGTTGATAAGTTACAAATGTGGTAATTGTGCTTGCCctgaattaaatttgaattttacaTAATTGGGGGATTTTGTA includes:
- the LOC133030499 gene encoding ninja-family protein AFP3-like is translated as MYILSYFNPLTLQTKQSSDIFLAMAEVEREKIELELGLSIRGRGSFGKYKTTKKPNIGFNLETREISTSPAPAPEREVLDAKTKREIHAMRRQEAKKKRQEKRNRGLRNSNNVSPVTEDQNQDRDDEQRASKKRRVYPYPSFQFVPYTNGFPYPYMMMPWWTPNAGSTLKNAVQPMPCRVGFGPFNTGSDLGSDKSGEKTQGEDRKTTSYGGYTSSSTQIYISTKGEGPNGKRFTGFLYRYAKSEVNIVCVCRGTAFSPAEFVEHAGCTDVSTPLKHITVIPSE